A region of Cucumis melo cultivar AY chromosome 2, USDA_Cmelo_AY_1.0, whole genome shotgun sequence DNA encodes the following proteins:
- the LOC103487271 gene encoding polygalacturonase-like, translated as MTIIQLDNNHSLLLFIFLVGLSNWSIFVETSSYNVVNFGGKGDGTTDSTQAFQMAWANACASTEKVTIYVPRGRYYIKNVTFSGPCNNKGIIFRIDGTLEAPSDFVVIGNSEAWILFRHVDGITILGGNLDGHGAALWACKNSSYNTLCPTGATTLEFSNSKNVVINNLKSLNSQMFHITINGCKNVIIKGLRVSASSNSPNTDGIHVQSSSNVTIINSKIGTGDDCISVGPGISNLQIENISCGPGHGISIGSLGKDVTEIGVQNVTVKNVVFSRTKNGVRIKTWGKPSNGFATNIIFQHIVMNNVHNPIVIDQNYCPTHKACPGKASGIKISNVTYQDIHGTSTTTVAIMFDCSPTNPCIGIKLENISLTYKNQTTEARCYNARGVVVGQVQPTACF; from the exons ATGACGATCATCCAACTTGATAACAACCATAGTCTgcttttattcatatttttagtGGGATTAAGCAACTGGAGTATTTTTGTTGAGACGTCATCTTACAATGTTGTTAACTTTGGAGGGAAAGGTGATGGAACGACTGACTCTACACAAGCATTTCAAATGGCATGGGCTAATGCTTGTGCCTCCACAGAAAAGGTCACTATTTATGTTCCACGAGGAAGATATTACATTAAAAATGTAACATTCAGCGGACCTTGCAACAACAAGGGAATCATCTTTCGTATAGATGGCACTTTGGAGGCTCCCTCTGACTTTGTAGTTATTGGAAACTCTGAAGCTTGGATCTTGTTTAGGCATGTTGATGGAATTACTATCTTAGGTGGTAATCTCGATGGGCATGGAGCTGCCTTATGGGCTTGCAAGAATTCTTCTTATAACACTCTTTGCCCAACTGGGGCCACG ACCCTTGAATTCTCCAACTCAAAAAATGTAGTGATCAATAATCTAAAATCACTTAATAGCCAAATGTTCCATATAACCATAAATGGATGCAAAAATGTGATAATTAAAGGACTTAGGGTCTCGGCCTCGAGTAATAGTCCTAATACCGACGGAATTCATGTGCAATCATCGTCTAATGTGACCATTATAAATTCCAAGATAGGAACCGGAGATGATTGCATTTCTGTCGGTCCTGGTATTTCCAACTTACAAATTGAAAATATCTCCTGTGGACCCGGCCATGGAATAAG CATTGGTAGTCTGGGAAAAGATGTAACAGAGATTGGGGTGCAAAATGTTACCGtaaaaaatgttgtattttcgcGCACTAAAAATGGGGTACGAATCAAAACATGGGGGAAGCCTAGCAATGGGTTTGCTACCAACATTATTTTCCAGCATATTGTAATGAACAATGTTCATAATCCGATTGTTATCGATCAGAATTATTGTCCAACTCACAAAGCTTGTCCAGGCAAG GCTTCTGGGATTAAAATCAGTAATGTGACATACCAAGACATCCATGGAACATCAACCACTACCGTTGCAATCATGTTTGATTGTAGTCCAACAAATCCATGTATTGGAATAAAGTTAGAGAATATAAGTCTTACATATAAGAATCAAACGACCGAAGCTAGATGTTACAATGCAAGAGGAGTTGTAGTTGGTCAAGTTCAACCCACTGCTTGCTTCTGA